In the Acidovorax sp. A79 genome, one interval contains:
- a CDS encoding DUF3096 domain-containing protein produces the protein MTFTLSIGPLVSLIAGILILVMPRLLSTIVALYLIIMGILGLLGMHTLKF, from the coding sequence ATGACGTTCACCCTCAGCATCGGCCCGCTTGTCTCCCTGATCGCGGGCATCCTCATCCTGGTCATGCCCCGCCTGCTCAGCACCATCGTGGCGCTGTACCTCATCATCATGGGCATCCTGGGGCTGCTGGGCATGCACACGCTGAAGTTCTGA
- the gloB gene encoding hydroxyacylglutathione hydrolase — translation MNLLPLPAFTDNYIWMLHNGRQALVVDPGDSAPVLQALQQLDLQLQAILVTHHHADHVGGVDAVRDATGATVYGPAREQIPGPLHRLAQGDTVDALGLRFEVIDVPGHTAGHIAYYCRRIDGEPLLFCGDTLFSGGCGRLFEGTPAQMLDSLDQLAALPGNTRVCCTHEYTLSNLKFARAVEPGNDALLHYSSQCEALRARHQPTLPSRMALERDINPFLRVRQPAVAHAARGYDAQVNQDDAVAVLAALRQWKNEFR, via the coding sequence ATGAACTTGCTGCCGCTGCCCGCCTTTACCGACAACTACATCTGGATGCTGCACAACGGCCGCCAGGCGCTCGTCGTCGACCCGGGGGATTCCGCGCCCGTGCTGCAGGCACTGCAGCAACTGGACCTGCAGTTGCAGGCCATTCTAGTCACGCACCACCACGCCGATCATGTCGGTGGCGTCGATGCCGTGCGCGACGCCACCGGCGCCACGGTGTATGGCCCCGCGCGGGAGCAGATCCCCGGGCCCCTGCACCGCCTCGCGCAGGGCGATACGGTGGACGCGCTGGGGCTGCGCTTCGAGGTCATCGACGTTCCGGGCCACACCGCCGGCCACATCGCCTACTACTGCCGCCGCATCGACGGTGAGCCCCTGCTGTTCTGCGGCGACACGCTTTTTTCCGGCGGCTGCGGCCGGCTGTTCGAGGGCACGCCGGCCCAGATGCTGGACTCCCTGGACCAGCTGGCGGCCTTGCCCGGCAACACCCGCGTGTGCTGCACGCACGAGTACACCCTGTCCAACCTGAAATTCGCACGGGCCGTGGAACCCGGCAACGATGCGCTGCTCCACTACAGCAGCCAGTGCGAGGCGCTGCGGGCACGCCACCAGCCCACGCTGCCTTCGCGCATGGCCCTGGAGCGAGACATCAACCCCTTCCTGCGTGTGCGCCAGCCCGCGGTGGCCCATGCCGCCCGAGGCTACGACGCGCAGGTGAATCAAGACGATGCAGTGGCGGTACTGGCCGCGCTGCGCCAATGGAAAAACGAGTTTCGATGA
- the rnhA gene encoding ribonuclease HI, whose amino-acid sequence MNQVEIYTDGACKGNPGPGGWGAVLRSGPTEKEIFGGELGTTNNRMELLAVIEALSALKRPCAVTLYLDSEYVRKGITEWIHGWKARGWRTASKQPVKNVELWQRLDALVSTGGHRIEWRWVKGHSGDPGNERADALANRGVDKALGRA is encoded by the coding sequence TTGAACCAGGTAGAGATATACACAGATGGCGCCTGCAAGGGCAACCCGGGTCCGGGGGGATGGGGCGCCGTGCTCCGTTCCGGCCCGACGGAGAAGGAGATTTTTGGCGGCGAGCTGGGCACCACCAACAACCGCATGGAGCTGTTGGCCGTGATCGAGGCGCTCTCCGCCTTGAAGCGGCCCTGCGCCGTGACGCTGTACCTGGACAGCGAATATGTGCGCAAGGGCATCACCGAATGGATTCATGGCTGGAAGGCCCGGGGCTGGCGCACCGCCTCCAAGCAGCCCGTCAAGAACGTCGAGCTGTGGCAGCGCCTGGATGCGCTGGTGAGCACAGGCGGGCATCGCATCGAGTGGCGATGGGTGAAGGGGCATTCTGGCGATCCGGGCAACGAGCGCGCGGACGCGCTGGCCAACCGCGGCGTGGACAAGGCCCTGGGCCGCGCGTGA
- a CDS encoding transglycosylase SLT domain-containing protein produces the protein MKILHIACLACALWLTGCATTAPSQDSAAGTAPSSSTGAAPRTASHTPVIPNGPLRPITAAQAASGEVASLSTPADLWDRIRRGFAMPDLQHELVQDREQWYATRPDYMQRMTERSSKYLFHIVEELERRGMPTELALLPYIESAFNPQAVSSAKAAGMWQFMPATGNYFDLKQNAFRDDRRDVLASTRAALDYLQKLHGMFGDWHLALAAYNWGEGSVGRAIARNQKQGLGTTYTDLNMPAETRMYVPKLQAVKNIVAHPEAFRTELPLIENHPYFQTVDITHDIDVALVATLAGVREEDFRALNPSFNKPVILAAGTPQILLPWDNAKVFQRNLEARREGQYASWTVWSVPSTMTVAEAAQRAGMSENDLRSVNNIPPRMLIKAGSALMVPRSSAIRQDVSSHLADNGQVAFSPEIVTRRTTVRAGKGETVASIARRYKLAAASVADWNDVRATAAFKAGQQVVVYLPVRQASQARGTVARAGTAAKRPAAAPSRRGGTPSKVKRR, from the coding sequence ATGAAAATTTTGCACATCGCCTGCCTGGCCTGCGCGCTCTGGCTCACGGGCTGCGCCACCACCGCGCCATCGCAGGACAGCGCAGCCGGCACCGCCCCTTCATCCTCCACCGGCGCTGCGCCCCGCACCGCCTCCCACACCCCCGTCATTCCCAACGGACCGCTGCGCCCCATCACGGCGGCGCAGGCGGCCAGCGGCGAGGTCGCATCGCTCTCCACCCCCGCCGACCTGTGGGACCGTATCCGCCGGGGCTTCGCGATGCCCGACCTGCAGCACGAACTGGTGCAGGACCGCGAGCAGTGGTACGCCACGCGCCCCGACTACATGCAGCGCATGACAGAGCGTTCGAGCAAGTACCTGTTCCACATCGTCGAGGAGCTGGAGCGGCGCGGCATGCCCACCGAGCTGGCCCTGCTGCCCTACATCGAGAGCGCGTTCAACCCCCAGGCCGTCTCCAGCGCCAAGGCGGCCGGCATGTGGCAGTTCATGCCCGCCACGGGCAACTACTTCGATCTCAAGCAGAACGCATTCCGCGATGACCGCCGCGATGTGCTCGCCTCCACGCGCGCCGCGCTCGACTACCTGCAAAAGCTCCATGGCATGTTCGGCGACTGGCACCTGGCCCTGGCCGCCTACAACTGGGGCGAGGGCAGCGTGGGCCGGGCCATCGCCCGCAACCAGAAGCAGGGGCTGGGCACCACGTACACCGACCTCAACATGCCGGCCGAAACCCGCATGTACGTGCCCAAGCTGCAGGCCGTCAAGAACATCGTTGCCCACCCCGAGGCCTTCCGCACCGAGTTGCCGCTCATCGAGAACCACCCCTACTTCCAGACGGTGGACATCACCCACGACATCGACGTGGCCCTGGTGGCCACGCTGGCGGGCGTGCGCGAGGAGGACTTCCGGGCGCTGAACCCCTCCTTCAACAAGCCGGTGATCCTGGCGGCCGGCACGCCGCAGATCCTGCTGCCCTGGGACAACGCCAAGGTGTTCCAGCGCAACCTCGAAGCGCGCCGCGAAGGGCAGTACGCCAGCTGGACCGTGTGGTCCGTGCCCTCCACCATGACGGTGGCCGAAGCGGCGCAGCGCGCGGGCATGAGCGAGAACGACCTGCGCAGCGTCAACAACATACCGCCCCGCATGCTGATCAAGGCGGGCTCGGCCCTCATGGTTCCGCGCTCGTCGGCCATCCGCCAGGACGTGTCGTCCCACCTGGCGGACAACGGGCAGGTCGCTTTCTCGCCGGAGATCGTCACCCGCCGCACCACCGTGCGGGCGGGCAAGGGCGAAACCGTGGCGAGCATCGCCCGCCGCTACAAGCTCGCGGCGGCCAGTGTCGCGGACTGGAACGATGTGCGCGCGACGGCCGCCTTCAAGGCAGGCCAGCAGGTCGTGGTGTATCTGCCGGTGCGGCAGGCCAGCCAGGCACGGGGCACGGTGGCGCGGGCGGGCACCGCCGCCAAGCGGCCGGCGGCCGCGCCGTCGCGCCGGGGCGGCACGCCCTCCAAGGTCAAGCGCCGCTGA
- a CDS encoding class I SAM-dependent methyltransferase yields the protein MSDQIIGLHHWFDSPPGRYLLAWEQARFDEAVADIFGYHSLQLGMPLLDGLRANRMPHQWLALGQEGVQGSLGFLEAGSGVDAPLQCRMVNLLAEPVALPFAQASLDLLVLPHTLELSVDPHAALREVERVLVPEGRVVISGLNPTSLWGLRQWRARMYQRMGNGTLYLPDVGEFIGYRRLRDWLRLLSFEVESARFGCYRPAVRTTRWLERFGFMDGLGEKWWPIFGAAYFIVAVKRVHGMRLLEPAWRTSRQRSAATVPIANRAHAAGTPARTSRAITAAERDRNTV from the coding sequence ATGAGCGATCAAATTATAGGTTTGCACCACTGGTTCGATTCCCCGCCGGGCCGGTACCTGCTGGCGTGGGAGCAGGCGCGCTTCGACGAGGCGGTGGCGGATATTTTTGGATACCACAGCCTGCAGCTTGGCATGCCCCTGCTTGACGGCCTGCGCGCCAACCGCATGCCGCACCAGTGGCTGGCCCTGGGCCAGGAGGGCGTCCAGGGCTCCCTGGGCTTTCTGGAGGCGGGCAGTGGCGTGGACGCACCCCTGCAGTGCCGCATGGTCAACCTGCTCGCCGAGCCCGTGGCCCTGCCGTTCGCGCAGGCCAGCCTGGACCTGCTGGTCCTGCCCCATACGCTGGAGCTGAGTGTCGACCCCCACGCCGCCCTGCGCGAGGTGGAGCGGGTGCTGGTGCCCGAGGGCCGCGTGGTCATCAGCGGGCTGAACCCCACGAGCCTGTGGGGGCTGCGCCAGTGGCGCGCACGCATGTACCAGCGCATGGGCAATGGCACGCTGTACCTGCCCGACGTGGGCGAGTTCATTGGCTACCGGCGGTTGCGCGACTGGCTCAGGCTTTTGAGTTTCGAGGTCGAATCCGCCCGTTTTGGCTGTTATCGTCCAGCGGTGCGCACCACCCGGTGGCTGGAGCGCTTTGGCTTCATGGATGGGCTGGGTGAGAAATGGTGGCCCATTTTTGGCGCCGCCTATTTCATCGTGGCGGTCAAGCGGGTGCATGGCATGCGCTTGCTGGAGCCCGCCTGGCGCACCAGCCGCCAGCGGTCCGCCGCCACGGTGCCCATCGCCAACCGCGCACACGCGGCGGGTACGCCCGCGCGCACCTCCCGGGCCATCACGGCCGCCGAAAGAGACAGGAACACAGTTTGA
- a CDS encoding ABC transporter substrate-binding protein, producing the protein MTRPLLTRRAFGAVSALSAAAVFAPAAVRAQAEGAALGNVTIAVGGQGVLYHLPLALAVQLGYFRAEGLDVTVRDFSAGALALQAVQEGAADVCAGAFEHTIRQQVRGQAFRSLVVQGRAPQLALGVSLRSLPAYKDLGDLQGRRIGVSSAGSSTHLAASLVLARAGLGPRDVAFVGVGSGMAAMNALRSGQVHALCHADPIMTLLEQKADTRITADMRSLKAAQEMFGGAMPASCLYAPQAFLQKNAAQAQALANGIVHALKWLQTAAPADLVKAVPAGYLMGDRGLYLAAFSRVRETYSPNGVMPDDGAATALRVLARVHPELGDFKVELARTYTNDFVRKARQKFSV; encoded by the coding sequence ATGACCCGCCCCTTGCTCACCCGCCGCGCCTTTGGTGCCGTGTCCGCCCTGTCGGCGGCCGCGGTGTTCGCGCCGGCTGCCGTGCGGGCACAGGCTGAAGGCGCGGCACTGGGCAATGTCACGATCGCCGTGGGCGGGCAGGGCGTGCTCTACCACCTGCCGCTGGCGCTCGCTGTCCAGCTGGGCTATTTCCGCGCCGAGGGGCTGGACGTGACGGTGCGCGATTTCTCGGCCGGCGCGCTGGCGCTGCAGGCGGTGCAGGAGGGCGCGGCCGATGTCTGTGCCGGCGCCTTCGAGCACACCATCCGCCAGCAGGTGCGGGGCCAGGCGTTCCGGTCGCTGGTGGTGCAGGGGCGCGCGCCCCAGCTGGCACTGGGGGTCTCGCTGCGGTCGCTGCCGGCCTACAAGGATCTCGGCGACCTGCAGGGGCGGCGCATCGGGGTGTCGTCCGCGGGGTCGTCCACGCACCTGGCGGCCAGCCTGGTGCTGGCGCGCGCGGGCCTGGGCCCGCGCGATGTGGCCTTTGTCGGCGTGGGCTCCGGCATGGCCGCGATGAATGCGCTGCGCTCCGGCCAGGTGCATGCGCTGTGCCATGCCGACCCGATCATGACGCTGCTGGAGCAGAAGGCGGACACCCGCATCACGGCCGACATGCGCTCGCTCAAGGCCGCGCAGGAGATGTTCGGCGGCGCGATGCCCGCCAGCTGCCTCTACGCGCCGCAGGCCTTCCTGCAAAAGAACGCCGCCCAGGCCCAGGCGCTGGCCAACGGCATCGTGCACGCCCTCAAGTGGCTGCAGACCGCGGCCCCTGCCGACCTTGTCAAGGCCGTGCCCGCGGGCTACCTGATGGGCGACCGGGGGCTGTACCTGGCCGCCTTCAGCCGCGTGCGGGAAACCTACTCGCCCAACGGGGTGATGCCCGACGACGGCGCGGCCACGGCGCTGCGCGTGCTGGCGCGCGTGCACCCCGAGCTGGGGGATTTCAAGGTGGAGCTGGCGCGCACCTACACCAACGACTTCGTGCGCAAGGCGCGCCAGAAATTCAGCGTCTGA
- a CDS encoding efflux RND transporter periplasmic adaptor subunit, with amino-acid sequence MASKHRYIVFAVIGIAAASGAAWWLQKKSVQAPRTEAALAGGGNGAPARGGAPGGAGRPVAVEAVAVRQMAMRDDAEAVGSLRSRQSVVLRPEVSGRITQLNFRDGERVRRGQVLVQFDDQLPRAQVQQGQAELSIARANHKRNQELVAQGFISQRSVDESAANLEVAQAKLSLAQATASRLKIVAPFDGIAGIRGVNVGDYLKDGADIVNVEDLDAVYVDFRLPERLQGKIRTGQTAQVAFDALPGVRYAAVVQAINPQIDADGRAVAVRGCIDNRRLQLRPGMFARVTAVFSERADARVIPEEAVVPDGTSPYVLRIVEGKEPGSRVTRRTPVKLGVRTPGFVEVVDGLATGDLVVTAGQQRIQKDGTVVRVVELGKPATGAAQPASAAPAALADAPAPGAAGSVPVAAAPSPALVAPLPGASPCQLAGASGKAVPSGPRPARDR; translated from the coding sequence ATGGCGTCCAAGCACAGATACATCGTTTTCGCCGTCATCGGCATCGCTGCAGCCTCCGGTGCCGCATGGTGGCTGCAGAAGAAATCCGTGCAGGCCCCGCGCACCGAGGCGGCCCTGGCCGGCGGTGGCAATGGCGCACCCGCCCGGGGCGGCGCCCCGGGTGGGGCCGGCCGGCCGGTGGCGGTCGAGGCGGTGGCCGTCCGGCAGATGGCCATGCGCGATGACGCCGAGGCCGTGGGCAGCCTGCGTTCGCGCCAGAGCGTGGTGCTGCGCCCCGAGGTGAGCGGGCGCATCACCCAGCTCAATTTCCGGGACGGCGAGCGCGTGCGGCGCGGGCAGGTGCTGGTGCAGTTCGACGACCAGTTGCCGCGTGCCCAGGTCCAGCAGGGCCAGGCCGAACTGTCGATTGCCCGGGCCAACCACAAGCGCAACCAGGAGCTCGTGGCCCAGGGCTTCATCAGCCAGCGGTCCGTGGACGAAAGCGCCGCGAACCTGGAGGTGGCCCAGGCCAAGCTCTCCCTGGCGCAGGCCACGGCCTCGCGCCTGAAGATCGTGGCGCCGTTCGACGGCATTGCGGGCATCCGGGGCGTGAACGTGGGCGACTACCTCAAGGATGGCGCCGACATCGTCAACGTGGAAGATCTGGATGCCGTGTACGTGGACTTCCGCCTGCCCGAGCGCCTGCAAGGCAAGATCCGCACGGGCCAGACCGCCCAGGTGGCGTTCGACGCGCTGCCGGGCGTGCGCTATGCCGCCGTGGTGCAGGCCATCAACCCCCAGATCGATGCCGACGGCCGTGCCGTGGCGGTGCGCGGATGCATCGACAACCGCCGCCTGCAGCTGCGCCCTGGCATGTTTGCCCGGGTGACGGCGGTGTTTTCGGAGCGCGCCGACGCCCGGGTCATCCCGGAAGAGGCTGTCGTGCCGGACGGCACCAGCCCCTACGTGCTCAGGATCGTCGAGGGCAAGGAGCCCGGCAGCCGGGTCACGCGGCGCACGCCGGTCAAGCTGGGCGTGCGCACGCCGGGGTTTGTGGAAGTGGTGGACGGCCTTGCCACGGGTGACCTGGTGGTGACCGCAGGGCAGCAGCGCATCCAGAAGGACGGCACCGTGGTGCGCGTGGTGGAACTGGGCAAGCCGGCCACCGGCGCGGCGCAGCCCGCTTCGGCGGCGCCCGCGGCGCTGGCCGATGCCCCGGCACCGGGCGCGGCCGGCTCCGTGCCTGTGGCCGCGGCGCCTTCGCCGGCCCTGGTGGCCCCGCTGCCCGGGGCCAGCCCCTGCCAGCTTGCGGGCGCATCCGGCAAGGCGGTGCCATCCGGCCCGCGCCCCGCGCGCGATCGATGA
- a CDS encoding thioredoxin family protein codes for MTYAAQHLATPPSRDDVDRLPGAAVVEFGTPWCGHCQRAQPLIEQALKGRADVAHIKVEDGPGQRLGRTFGVKLWPTLVFLKNGQEVARLVRPQALQEVLDALQASAGPA; via the coding sequence ATGACCTACGCCGCCCAGCACCTTGCCACGCCCCCCTCCCGCGACGATGTGGACCGCCTGCCGGGCGCGGCCGTCGTCGAGTTCGGCACGCCCTGGTGCGGCCACTGCCAGCGGGCCCAGCCCCTCATCGAGCAGGCGCTCAAGGGCCGCGCGGACGTGGCGCACATCAAGGTGGAAGACGGCCCCGGCCAGCGCCTGGGCCGCACTTTTGGGGTCAAGCTGTGGCCGACGCTGGTGTTCCTGAAGAACGGGCAGGAAGTGGCGCGCCTCGTGCGGCCGCAGGCCCTGCAGGAGGTGCTGGATGCGTTGCAGGCGAGCGCGGGGCCGGCCTGA
- a CDS encoding MAPEG family protein, giving the protein MNTTMHVARFTVAYWCVLIAALLPIACAWLAKSGSFGKPRKDGGFDNRDPRAWMARQTDWRARANAAQANSFEALPFFIGAVIIAHLLGAGQTLLDILAFLYVMLRIFYIMMYVSDMPTVRSAIWAGAFLVNIAILFVGYR; this is encoded by the coding sequence ATGAATACCACCATGCATGTCGCACGGTTCACAGTGGCCTACTGGTGCGTGCTGATCGCGGCACTGCTTCCCATCGCCTGTGCCTGGCTGGCCAAGAGCGGCAGCTTCGGCAAGCCGCGCAAGGACGGGGGCTTCGACAACCGGGACCCCCGCGCCTGGATGGCCCGTCAGACCGACTGGCGGGCCCGCGCCAATGCGGCGCAGGCCAACAGCTTCGAGGCACTGCCGTTCTTCATCGGCGCCGTGATCATTGCGCACCTGCTGGGGGCGGGGCAGACATTGCTGGACATCCTGGCATTTTTGTATGTCATGTTGCGCATCTTCTACATCATGATGTACGTTTCCGACATGCCCACCGTGCGCAGCGCGATCTGGGCCGGGGCGTTTCTGGTCAACATCGCCATCCTGTTCGTCGGCTACCGCTGA
- a CDS encoding efflux RND transporter permease subunit, translated as MQLAEISIRRPVFATVLSLLVLLIGAVSFTRLSVREYPKIDEPVVTVSVRYAGASAEVIESQVTKPLEDSIAGIDAVDVITSISRPEQSQISVRFRLEKDADNAAAEVRDRTARVRNRLPDAVDEPVIAKVEADASPVMWLAFSSDTRTPLEINDLVNRIVKPRLQTVTGVADVPIYGERKYAMRVWLDPERMAGYRLTTQDVEDAIRRNNLELPAGRIESQQREFSVTSQTDLATPGQFAEVVIRTVNGFPVRIRDVARVEEGAASDRSRVRLNGREAISVGVIRQATANPLELSQGVRAMMPVLKDDLPSDIVIDVANDNSLFIDRSIKSVYSTIAEAVVLVALVIFVFLRTLRASIIPIITIPVSLVGSFALMSLAGFSINTLTLLALVLAIGLVVDDAIVMLENIYRHIEEGLDPFSAAIKGAREIGFAIVAMTLTLVAVYAPLAFTPGRTGRLFVEFALALAGAVVVSGFVALTLSPMMCSLLLKHNPKPNWFDRSMERWLTALSDAYGRLLRWIVTARWGGQGAGRGGIRGAVFQARWIVIAVMAVSGAALVVVYPSMRQELSPLEDRGTVLVNVTAPDGATLDYTNRYALELEKVGREYPEFDRIFANIGNPTVAQGSVIYRTVDWENRKRTTLELARELQPKVGNLPGVSSFLITPPSLGQGFRARPLTYVIQTSDSYENLNQVTTAFMAEIARNPGIIGPDIDLRLNKPELRIEVNRERAADLGVSVDVVAKAIETMLGGRTVTRYKRDAEQYDVIVQTAARGRTTPENIDTIYVRGRNDSMIPLSSLVKVRESVSPRELNHFGQRRSATITANLSPDYSLGEALKFMDDTAAKVIRPGYTTDLNGTSREFKSSQGALGIVFVLALVFIFLVLAAQFESFIDPLVIMVSVPLSMIGALLALKWSGGSLNVYSQIGLITLVGLITKHGILIVEFTNQLREQGMEMVDALVKASAQRLRPILMTTGAMVLGAIPLALASGAGAETRTQIGWVIVGGMSLGTLLTIFVVPTMYTLFARRAVPGANTAVAAEEPAHPLHPHDYVAK; from the coding sequence ATGCAACTCGCTGAAATATCGATACGCCGGCCGGTCTTTGCGACCGTGCTGTCCCTGCTGGTGCTGCTGATCGGCGCCGTGAGCTTCACGCGCCTGTCGGTGCGCGAGTACCCCAAGATCGACGAGCCCGTGGTGACGGTGAGCGTGCGCTATGCGGGCGCCTCGGCGGAGGTGATCGAGTCGCAGGTCACCAAGCCGCTGGAGGATTCCATCGCCGGCATCGACGCGGTGGATGTGATCACCTCCATCAGCCGCCCCGAGCAGAGCCAGATCAGCGTGCGCTTCCGCCTGGAGAAGGACGCGGACAACGCGGCCGCCGAAGTGCGCGACCGCACGGCCCGTGTGCGCAACCGCCTGCCCGACGCGGTGGACGAGCCCGTGATCGCCAAGGTGGAGGCCGACGCCTCGCCCGTGATGTGGCTGGCCTTCAGCAGCGACACCCGCACGCCGCTGGAGATCAACGACCTCGTCAACCGCATCGTCAAGCCGCGCCTGCAGACGGTGACCGGCGTGGCCGACGTGCCCATCTATGGCGAGCGCAAGTACGCGATGCGGGTGTGGCTGGACCCCGAGCGCATGGCCGGCTACCGCCTGACCACGCAGGACGTGGAAGACGCCATCCGGCGCAACAACCTGGAGCTGCCCGCGGGGCGCATCGAGTCGCAGCAGCGCGAGTTCAGCGTGACATCGCAGACCGACCTGGCCACGCCCGGGCAGTTCGCCGAGGTGGTGATCCGCACCGTCAACGGCTTTCCGGTGCGCATCCGCGACGTGGCGCGCGTGGAGGAGGGTGCGGCCAGCGACCGCAGCCGCGTGCGCCTGAACGGGCGCGAGGCCATCTCGGTCGGCGTGATCCGGCAGGCCACGGCCAACCCGCTGGAGCTGTCGCAGGGCGTGCGCGCGATGATGCCCGTGCTCAAGGACGACCTGCCCTCGGACATCGTGATCGACGTGGCCAACGACAACTCGCTGTTCATCGACCGGTCCATCAAGAGCGTGTACTCCACCATCGCCGAAGCCGTGGTGCTCGTGGCGCTGGTGATCTTCGTGTTCCTGCGCACGCTGCGCGCGTCCATCATCCCCATCATCACCATCCCGGTGAGCCTGGTGGGCAGCTTCGCGCTCATGTCGCTGGCGGGCTTTTCCATTAACACGCTCACGCTGCTGGCGCTGGTGCTGGCCATCGGCCTGGTGGTGGACGACGCCATCGTGATGCTGGAGAACATCTACCGGCACATCGAGGAAGGCCTGGACCCGTTCTCCGCCGCCATCAAGGGCGCGCGCGAGATCGGCTTTGCCATCGTGGCCATGACGCTCACGCTGGTGGCCGTGTATGCGCCGCTGGCCTTCACGCCCGGCCGCACCGGGCGCCTGTTCGTGGAGTTTGCGCTGGCGCTGGCCGGCGCGGTGGTGGTGTCGGGCTTCGTGGCGCTCACGCTGTCGCCCATGATGTGTTCGCTCCTGCTCAAGCACAACCCCAAGCCCAACTGGTTCGACCGCTCCATGGAGCGCTGGCTCACGGCACTGTCGGACGCCTACGGCCGCCTGCTGCGCTGGATCGTGACGGCGCGCTGGGGCGGTCAGGGCGCGGGGCGCGGCGGCATTCGTGGCGCGGTCTTCCAGGCGCGCTGGATCGTGATCGCGGTCATGGCGGTCAGCGGCGCCGCGCTGGTGGTGGTGTACCCGAGCATGCGGCAGGAGCTCTCGCCGCTGGAAGACCGGGGCACGGTGCTCGTCAACGTCACCGCCCCCGACGGCGCCACGCTGGACTACACCAACCGCTACGCGCTGGAGCTGGAGAAGGTCGGCCGCGAGTACCCCGAGTTCGACCGCATCTTCGCCAACATCGGCAACCCCACCGTGGCGCAGGGCAGCGTGATCTACCGCACGGTGGACTGGGAAAACCGCAAGCGCACCACGCTGGAGCTTGCGCGCGAGCTCCAGCCCAAGGTGGGCAACCTGCCGGGCGTCAGCTCGTTCCTCATCACCCCGCCGTCGCTGGGCCAGGGGTTCCGGGCGCGCCCGCTCACCTATGTGATCCAGACCTCGGACAGCTACGAGAACCTCAACCAGGTGACCACCGCGTTCATGGCCGAGATCGCCCGGAACCCCGGCATCATCGGGCCCGACATCGACCTGCGCCTGAACAAGCCCGAGCTGCGCATCGAGGTGAACCGCGAGCGCGCGGCCGACCTGGGCGTGAGCGTGGACGTGGTGGCCAAGGCCATCGAGACCATGCTGGGCGGGCGCACGGTGACGCGCTACAAGCGCGATGCCGAGCAGTACGACGTGATCGTGCAGACGGCGGCCCGGGGCCGCACCACGCCCGAGAACATCGACACCATCTACGTGCGGGGACGCAACGATTCGATGATCCCGCTGTCCAGCCTGGTCAAGGTGCGCGAGAGCGTGAGCCCGCGCGAGCTCAACCACTTCGGGCAGCGCCGCTCGGCCACCATCACGGCCAACCTGTCGCCCGACTACTCGCTGGGCGAGGCGCTCAAGTTCATGGATGACACCGCCGCCAAGGTCATCCGGCCGGGCTACACCACGGATCTGAACGGCACGTCGCGCGAGTTCAAGAGCTCACAGGGCGCTTTGGGCATCGTGTTCGTGCTGGCGCTGGTGTTCATCTTCCTGGTGCTGGCGGCGCAGTTCGAGAGCTTCATCGACCCGCTGGTGATCATGGTCTCGGTGCCGCTGTCGATGATCGGGGCACTGCTGGCCCTCAAGTGGAGCGGGGGGTCGCTCAACGTGTATTCGCAGATCGGGCTGATCACGCTCGTGGGGCTGATCACCAAGCACGGGATCCTGATCGTCGAGTTCACCAACCAGCTGCGCGAGCAGGGCATGGAGATGGTGGACGCGCTGGTCAAGGCCTCGGCGCAGCGCCTGCGCCCCATCCTGATGACCACGGGCGCGATGGTGCTCGGCGCCATCCCGCTGGCGCTGGCCTCGGGCGCGGGGGCCGAGACGCGCACGCAGATCGGCTGGGTGATCGTGGGCGGCATGTCGCTGGGCACATTGCTCACCATCTTCGTGGTGCCCACCATGTACACGCTGTTCGCGCGCCGGGCCGTGCCGGGCGCGAACACGGCGGTGGCGGCCGAGGAGCCCGCGCATCCGCTGCACCCGCATGACTACGTGGCCAAGTAG